From Panicum hallii strain FIL2 chromosome 2, PHallii_v3.1, whole genome shotgun sequence, a single genomic window includes:
- the LOC112879488 gene encoding uncharacterized protein LOC112879488, which produces MLQVARKHSGSNWNDERNMVEGPPTMWDNLVVTFPKIKKFRNNKARVSLYDALGQLYDGHLAEGTYNFASMESPQEEQPLQQIHEVPEEDDDDATTERDEDVLQRSGLRRTTTASRNTQGKEEKRPKRSAMIKEMMERFLEMREEEAARLAKQVEEESARLAKQAEEEAARLAREKEAAEIREGERHELGAARH; this is translated from the exons ATGCTCCAAGTGGCAAGGAAGCATAGTGGGTCCAACTGGAATGATGAAAGGAATATGGTTGAAGGACCACCAACTATGTGGGATAACCTCGTAGTG ACATTTCCTAAAATAAAGAAGTTCCGCAACAACAAGGCAAGAGTTTCACTCTATGATGCCTTGGGACAACTTTATGATG GTCATTTGGCTGAAGGAACTTATAATTTCGCTTCTATGGAGTCACCACAAGAGGAACAACCGCTTCAACAAATTCATGAGGTACcagaagaagatgatgatgatgcaaccACTGAAAGGGATGAAGATGTGCTTCAAAGAAGCGGACTACGAAGAACTACTACTGCATCAAGAAACAcacaaggaaaggaagagaagAGGCCTAAGAGGAGTGCAATGATAAAAGAAATGATGGAGAGATTCCTGGAAATGAGGGAAGAAGAAGCTGCACGTCTGGCAAAGCAAGTAGAAGAAGAATCTGCACGTCTAGCCAAGcaagcagaagaagaagctgcACGTCTGGCCAGGGAAAAGGAGGCTGCTGAAA TCAGGGAGGGGGAGAGGCACGAACTGGGAGCTGCTCGGCACTAA
- the LOC112879518 gene encoding ERI1 exoribonuclease 2-like: MRCLSSSAAPFQPADPASRGGMASQQLSSRTREFDHFVVVDFEATCERNSKIYPQEIIEFPAVLVDAATGGLVASFRTYVKPHHHPRLTAFCSELTGIQQEQVDGGVDLATALARHDEWLAAAGADKNRLAVVTWGDWDCRMLESECSFKGLAKPAYFNRWINLRIPFKAAFGAERRNLQEAVREAGLQWSGRLHCGLDDARNTACLLSELMRREESIKKEPSPPEPEPELQVQQQLSPANQNFRWCVGGAAATDCCCYCGVAVIGDVVKTPGPMQGRCFFSCGNWTPLGPMCSFFLWAA; the protein is encoded by the coding sequence ATGCGCTGCCTCTCTTCCTCCGCCGCACCGTTCCAGCCAGCAGATCCGGCGTCGCGAGGCGGCATGGCGTCGCAGCAGCTGAGCTCCCGCACGCGGGAGTTCGACCACTTCGTCGTGGTCGACTTCGAGGCGACCTGTGAAAGGAACTCCAAGATCTACCCGCAGGAAATCATCGAATTTCCTGCGGTCCTCGTCGACGCCGCCACCGGCGGCCTCGTCGCCTCCTTCCGCACCTACGTGAAGCCGCACCACCACCCGCGCTTGACCGCGTTCTGCTCTGAGCTGACGGGAATCCAGCAGGAGCAGGTGGACGGCGGCGTAGATCTCGCGACGGCGCTGGCGAGGCACGACGagtggctggcggcggcgggcgcagaCAAGAACCGCCTCGCCGTCGTTACCTGGGGCGATTGGGATTGCCGTATGCTGGAGTCAGAATGCAGCTTCAAGGGACTTGCAAAGCCTGCTTATTTCAACCGGTGGATCAACCTTCGGATCCCCTTCAAGGCCGCTTTCGGCGCTGAGCGGCGCAACCTTCAGGAGGCGGTCAGGGAGGCGGGGCTGCAGTGGAGCGGCCGCCTCCACTGCGGGCTCGACGATGCGCGCAATACCGCCTGCCTCCTCTCCGAGCTGATGCGGCGGGAAGAGTCCATTAAGAaagagccgtcgccgccggagccggagccggagctaCAAGTTCAGCAGCAACTCTCGCCAGCGAATCAGAACTTCCGCTGGTGCGTCGGTGGCGCTGCTGCTACCgactgctgctgctactgcggCGTGGCCGTCATAGGCGACGTGGTGAAGACGCCGGGGCCGATGCAAGGACGGTGCTTCTTCAGCTGCGGGAACTGGACGCCGTTGGGGCCGATGTGCTCTTTCTTTCTCTGGGCGGCTTGA